In Methanobacterium aggregans, one DNA window encodes the following:
- a CDS encoding TrmB family transcriptional regulator, with the protein MNEIPQELIKSLMDLGLLESEAKIYITLAMMNNSEVKTLIEFLGLSKPNTYESLRLLEEKGLVSLINTRPMAYQALPPDIGLEVLLKTHIDAKEKAKKIFSIMDKEKFVPKSSEALWKVFNGESINYKIKDMIQNAKESIFMISSPKYIKYLENADTNLKLDIVLFSETPSFETLKEHFKDKKGNFQVVNEEDMINIIASSKTKDQKQFEIYKEALLMVEYRNMIMLAIDDEEVLYMPPMSTDSLTAINTKNKAMTILMKIGLSDITNQLS; encoded by the coding sequence ATGAATGAAATTCCTCAGGAACTTATTAAATCATTGATGGACCTCGGACTTCTTGAATCTGAGGCAAAAATATACATAACCCTCGCAATGATGAATAATTCCGAAGTCAAAACGCTTATAGAATTTTTAGGGCTATCAAAACCAAATACATACGAAAGTCTTCGTCTTCTAGAAGAAAAAGGGCTTGTGTCTTTAATCAATACCAGACCCATGGCATATCAAGCATTACCTCCAGATATAGGATTGGAAGTTTTATTAAAAACACATATTGATGCAAAAGAAAAAGCAAAAAAGATTTTTTCAATTATGGATAAAGAAAAATTTGTTCCCAAATCTTCTGAGGCATTATGGAAGGTTTTCAATGGAGAAAGCATAAATTATAAAATTAAAGACATGATTCAAAATGCTAAAGAGAGCATATTCATGATATCATCCCCCAAATACATTAAATATCTTGAAAATGCAGATACAAATTTAAAACTGGACATAGTCCTATTCTCAGAGACGCCCTCCTTTGAAACATTAAAAGAACACTTTAAAGACAAAAAAGGCAATTTTCAGGTTGTAAATGAAGAAGATATGATTAACATCATTGCATCATCTAAAACAAAAGATCAAAAACAATTCGAAATATATAAAGAAGCTTTGTTAATGGTTGAATACAGAAATATGATAATGTTGGCCATAGATGATGAAGAAGTATTATACATGCCTCCCATGTCTACAGACTCACTCACAGCCATCAATACAAAAAATAAGGCAATGACGATACTTATGAAAATTGGGCTCAGTGACATTACAAACCAGTTATCATGA
- a CDS encoding MFS transporter — MIVLALGVFMTAMDAYIFVPALPTIIADLHTSFNWATWTLTTYMLFMTAIMALAGKLSDVFGRKKLYIIGVATFVIGSITASLSWDIYSLIASMGLQGIGAGIVLPSALSSMNDSAPENQRGKTMGMLMAMSSIATIVGPNIGGFLIQNFGWRTVFYINIPLGIMAIILAFKFKETYGDQDQHIDYIGSALLVGTIASLLLGIIGLESAPFTDVTVFPLLIAAAVLFVALITYEKRVTEPILDIAMLKKPKILSLNFAILLSGIGTFMAFTYVPTFAQTVLNLNVQDSGTVLTPLSVAVCITAILGGFLLDKFGSKRMLLLGSPLLIAGLFGLTYYVTDSTGLVICLAIIGVGVGFTWSAFQLLMMSFMPKEEEATGVGILNTFKGVGSTVAPVIGACFLVNAASGMGNLSQSFSNLFLFGALTSIIALVLVIIVIINDKVDPTNLGESEVVNGK; from the coding sequence ATGATAGTCCTGGCTTTAGGTGTATTCATGACAGCCATGGATGCCTATATATTCGTGCCTGCACTACCAACTATAATTGCAGACCTGCACACCTCCTTTAATTGGGCAACATGGACCCTAACAACCTACATGTTGTTTATGACCGCAATCATGGCACTGGCAGGGAAATTATCTGATGTATTCGGCCGGAAAAAATTATATATCATTGGTGTGGCCACCTTTGTCATTGGGTCAATTACAGCCAGCTTGTCCTGGGACATATATTCATTAATAGCTTCCATGGGTTTACAGGGTATCGGTGCTGGTATTGTTCTGCCTTCGGCATTATCAAGTATGAATGATTCTGCCCCTGAAAATCAAAGAGGAAAAACAATGGGTATGCTCATGGCAATGTCATCCATTGCCACCATAGTAGGGCCAAACATAGGCGGCTTCTTAATCCAAAATTTTGGTTGGAGAACCGTATTCTATATCAACATTCCCCTAGGAATCATGGCAATCATCCTAGCTTTCAAGTTCAAAGAAACCTATGGAGATCAAGATCAACATATTGACTACATTGGATCAGCACTACTTGTAGGAACAATAGCCTCACTCTTGCTAGGTATTATAGGGCTGGAAAGCGCACCGTTTACAGATGTAACTGTGTTCCCACTACTTATAGCTGCTGCGGTCCTATTCGTTGCACTCATTACATACGAAAAACGTGTAACAGAACCAATACTAGATATAGCTATGTTAAAAAAGCCTAAAATCTTATCACTCAACTTTGCAATTCTGTTATCAGGGATTGGTACCTTTATGGCATTTACATACGTACCAACGTTCGCCCAGACTGTACTAAATCTGAATGTACAGGACAGTGGTACTGTGTTGACCCCACTTTCTGTAGCAGTATGTATAACAGCAATACTAGGCGGATTCCTTTTAGATAAATTTGGATCTAAACGCATGCTCCTGTTAGGATCACCCCTCCTAATCGCAGGACTCTTCGGCTTGACATACTACGTCACGGATTCAACAGGTCTGGTAATCTGCTTAGCAATAATAGGAGTGGGTGTGGGTTTCACTTGGAGTGCATTCCAGCTTCTTATGATGTCTTTCATGCCCAAAGAAGAAGAAGCAACAGGTGTTGGAATATTAAATACTTTTAAAGGTGTTGGTTCTACAGTTGCGCCAGTAATTGGGGCCTGCTTTTTAGTCAATGCCGCCAGTGGAATGGGTAATTTAAGCCAATCATTTTCTAATTTATTCCTATTCGGAGCATTAACCTCAATAATTGCTTTAGTATTGGTGATTATTGTGATAATAAATGATAAGGTAGACCCAACCAATTTAGGGGAATCTGAAGTTGTAAATGGAAAATAG
- a CDS encoding thymidylate kinase, with translation MRFIVVDGLDGSGKTTHAKLIRNRYLEKGQKVVLRSHPSDNTKYGEKTKKALLGRGKWNKTKASLYYALDVISSVQTGYGGVETLIFVRYLMGVAYLPLPLAKILYWVLTAFLPTSKYMFFLDLTPEESLHRMEDRDAEEMFENLEDLMKVRRKALSLTKDWNIIDTSGTIEEVQEKINKVLDRLDG, from the coding sequence ATGCGTTTCATAGTTGTGGATGGACTTGACGGTTCTGGAAAAACAACCCATGCCAAGCTTATCCGGAATAGGTACCTTGAAAAGGGTCAGAAAGTTGTGCTAAGAAGCCACCCTTCAGATAACACTAAATACGGTGAAAAAACTAAAAAAGCCCTTCTTGGAAGGGGAAAATGGAATAAAACCAAGGCCTCCCTTTACTATGCTCTCGACGTTATAAGTTCTGTGCAAACAGGTTACGGCGGAGTTGAAACCCTAATATTTGTTAGGTACCTTATGGGAGTTGCTTATCTACCGTTACCCCTTGCAAAGATTCTTTACTGGGTTTTAACAGCCTTCCTCCCCACATCCAAGTACATGTTCTTCCTGGATCTCACACCTGAAGAATCCCTGCACAGGATGGAGGACAGGGATGCAGAGGAGATGTTCGAAAACCTGGAGGATCTCATGAAGGTCCGAAGAAAAGCCCTTTCACTTACAAAGGACTGGAATATTATAGATACTTCTGGAACCATTGAAGAGGTTCAGGAAAAGATCAATAAGGTGCTGGATAGGTTGGATGGTTAA
- a CDS encoding diacylglycerol/polyprenol kinase family protein — MVASDIIGLLFVYGYVAILLLISEKVLRRYPSFSRKFLHIMVGNILFILPLFTSRDVITFLAAAPFIVLTFLISPHSPIKLKNRVSNSGHGMGLVYYAISWTVLAYIFFGQPWIVAVGIAAMSYGDGVASLVGGKIGKHKYNVCGDEKSYEGSIAMFLVLMVMLSVVLLYYSMPLNIMVVAAVAFTATVFEGITPKGLDNLTACFSAVGVYLLLGVI, encoded by the coding sequence ATGGTGGCAAGTGACATAATTGGCTTATTATTTGTATACGGCTACGTAGCCATTTTACTCTTAATATCAGAGAAGGTACTACGCAGATATCCGAGCTTCAGCAGAAAATTCCTCCACATCATGGTTGGAAACATACTCTTCATATTACCACTCTTCACAAGCCGTGATGTAATCACGTTTCTTGCTGCAGCCCCATTCATAGTTCTAACATTTCTTATAAGCCCCCACTCCCCAATAAAACTGAAAAACAGGGTTTCAAATTCAGGTCATGGCATGGGCCTTGTTTACTACGCCATATCCTGGACAGTTCTTGCATACATATTCTTTGGACAACCCTGGATCGTGGCTGTGGGTATAGCTGCAATGTCCTACGGTGATGGTGTGGCGTCACTGGTTGGTGGGAAAATTGGAAAACATAAGTACAATGTTTGCGGTGATGAAAAGAGCTATGAGGGATCCATTGCAATGTTCCTTGTGCTGATGGTAATGCTTTCAGTTGTTCTGCTTTACTACAGCATGCCTTTAAACATCATGGTTGTTGCGGCCGTTGCATTTACTGCAACAGTTTTTGAGGGAATAACACCCAAGGGACTTGACAACCTCACAGCCTGCTTCTCTGCAGTTGGTGTTTACCTGCTTCTCGGGGTGATCTGA
- the tmk gene encoding dTMP kinase, giving the protein MYMCLEGIDGSGKSTQTALLEKWLQNCGLQVFRIFEPTDSKVGLLIREMLQDPGATDENFQRTLALLFAADRTILMEKIAHAESEGQIVVSDRCFYSSMVYQDGAEWIGEINRFVRKPDVTLLLDLDPETAMTRCEGSDSFEDLNFLMRTRSRYLELAEKEGFFILNANNGINKVHEDIKRVIAPKLGMCI; this is encoded by the coding sequence ATGTACATGTGCCTTGAAGGAATAGATGGATCAGGAAAATCAACTCAAACAGCCCTCCTTGAGAAATGGCTTCAAAACTGCGGACTCCAGGTCTTCAGAATATTTGAACCCACGGATTCAAAGGTAGGTCTGCTCATAAGAGAGATGCTTCAGGACCCTGGTGCAACAGATGAAAACTTTCAGAGAACACTCGCACTTCTTTTTGCAGCGGACAGAACCATACTCATGGAGAAAATAGCCCATGCAGAATCTGAAGGTCAGATAGTTGTAAGCGACAGATGCTTCTACTCCAGTATGGTCTACCAGGACGGTGCAGAATGGATAGGGGAGATAAACAGGTTTGTAAGAAAACCAGATGTAACACTGCTTCTGGATCTTGACCCTGAAACAGCCATGACACGGTGCGAGGGCAGTGACAGCTTTGAAGACTTGAATTTTCTCATGAGAACTCGCAGCAGATACTTGGAACTTGCAGAAAAAGAAGGATTTTTCATTTTAAATGCTAATAATGGTATAAATAAGGTTCATGAGGATATAAAACGTGTTATAGCTCCCAAACTGGGCATGTGCATCTGA
- a CDS encoding tyrosine--tRNA ligase: protein MDVDSKIEMITKGTLEVITEEELREKIETGSTTAYIGYEPSGKIHLGHAITVKKMIDLQRAGFKIKILLADLHAYLNGKGSIEEIKEISKYNIECFKALGLSDDTEFIIGSEFGRNMEYTHKIYELAILTSLARAKRSMAQITRDSKDHKVAEVIYPIMQAIDMVFLEADVAVGGMEQRKIHMLARENLPKMGIKAPVCIHTPLLHGTDGSDKMSSSKDNFIAVDDEPEVIKKKIQKSFCPQGQVEDNPVIEIAEHFIFPEKDTLLIKRPEKFGGNLELSHDELIERYCAGDLHPLDLKNGVAEGLIEVLKPVREYFKSD, encoded by the coding sequence ATGGACGTAGATTCAAAGATTGAAATGATAACTAAGGGAACGCTTGAAGTCATAACAGAAGAAGAGCTCAGGGAAAAAATTGAAACCGGCAGTACAACCGCATACATAGGCTATGAACCCTCAGGTAAAATACACCTTGGCCATGCAATCACCGTTAAAAAGATGATAGATCTTCAGAGAGCAGGTTTTAAGATTAAAATTCTCCTTGCAGACCTACACGCATACCTCAATGGAAAGGGAAGTATTGAGGAAATAAAAGAAATATCCAAGTACAACATTGAATGTTTCAAGGCACTGGGATTATCAGATGACACTGAATTCATTATAGGCTCTGAGTTTGGGAGAAATATGGAGTACACCCATAAGATATATGAACTTGCAATTTTAACAAGTTTGGCAAGGGCTAAAAGGAGTATGGCACAGATCACCCGGGACAGTAAAGATCATAAGGTTGCAGAGGTTATTTATCCGATTATGCAGGCCATTGACATGGTGTTTCTGGAGGCTGACGTTGCAGTTGGGGGTATGGAGCAGCGTAAGATTCACATGCTTGCAAGGGAAAACCTGCCTAAAATGGGAATTAAAGCACCGGTATGTATACACACCCCTCTTCTTCATGGAACAGATGGTTCCGATAAGATGTCCTCTAGTAAGGATAACTTCATAGCTGTGGATGATGAACCTGAAGTTATAAAGAAGAAGATACAGAAAAGCTTCTGTCCACAGGGCCAGGTTGAGGATAACCCAGTTATAGAAATAGCTGAACACTTCATATTCCCTGAAAAAGACACACTGCTTATTAAAAGACCAGAGAAATTTGGTGGAAACCTTGAGCTGAGCCATGACGAACTTATAGAACGTTACTGTGCAGGTGATCTTCACCCCCTGGACCTTAAAAATGGTGTTGCAGAGGGTTTGATTGAAGTTCTCAAACCTGTGCGGGAATACTTTAAATCAGATTAA
- a CDS encoding 60S ribosomal export protein NMD3: protein MMKMFCPKCGKEDEELFKGLCRSCFIKEFQMANPPHEMEFTICAHCDSTLEHGKWYDSELSEEELVEKTLIENINANEPAENVEVTPEILTIRGSIFDCMIHVEGNVFGEKVNEEYAVEVKRNRTMCPDCSKFASGYYESVIQVRADKRVLTREEIHDIDEIVKKRTRKLSEKNRMAYIAEVMKLKEGVDYYVGSYKAARSITNALKDVFGGVVKESPKIAGRNKSTGKDLYRIWISLRLAAFQKGDFIGHGSHVGRVSGFDGKKIFLKDFDSHKTSSITWRDYAKIELLAGKDEVKKTTVTSKTPRSIQILHPETYEPVDIDLNEGISDLEIGVEVDVVEINGKLYILN from the coding sequence ATGATGAAAATGTTCTGTCCAAAATGTGGAAAAGAAGATGAAGAGCTTTTTAAGGGCCTTTGTAGATCTTGTTTTATAAAAGAATTCCAGATGGCAAATCCACCCCATGAAATGGAATTCACAATCTGCGCACACTGTGATTCAACCCTGGAACATGGAAAATGGTATGATTCAGAGTTATCAGAGGAAGAACTCGTTGAAAAAACCCTAATTGAAAATATTAATGCCAACGAACCTGCAGAAAACGTTGAAGTAACCCCCGAAATCCTTACAATTAGGGGATCAATCTTTGACTGCATGATCCATGTGGAGGGTAATGTTTTCGGTGAAAAAGTCAATGAGGAGTACGCTGTTGAAGTTAAGAGGAACAGGACAATGTGTCCTGATTGCAGTAAGTTTGCATCTGGTTACTACGAATCTGTGATTCAAGTAAGGGCAGATAAAAGGGTTTTAACTCGTGAGGAGATCCATGACATTGATGAAATCGTTAAAAAAAGAACCCGTAAACTTTCAGAGAAAAACCGGATGGCTTACATAGCAGAGGTTATGAAACTGAAAGAGGGAGTGGATTACTACGTTGGCTCCTACAAGGCAGCCCGAAGCATTACAAATGCCCTTAAAGATGTGTTCGGTGGAGTTGTGAAGGAATCCCCGAAGATCGCTGGAAGAAACAAGTCCACAGGAAAGGATCTCTACAGAATATGGATATCTCTGCGCCTTGCAGCCTTCCAGAAGGGTGATTTTATAGGTCACGGTTCCCATGTGGGCAGAGTTTCAGGTTTTGATGGTAAGAAAATATTTTTGAAGGATTTTGACTCTCATAAAACCTCATCCATAACCTGGAGGGATTATGCTAAAATTGAGTTACTTGCAGGAAAAGATGAGGTTAAAAAAACAACAGTCACATCTAAAACTCCAAGATCCATTCAGATACTCCACCCTGAAACCTATGAGCCCGTGGATATTGATCTCAATGAAGGAATTTCAGACCTTGAAATTGGGGTAGAAGTGGATGTTGTTGAGATAAATGGAAAACTTTACATCCTCAACTAA
- a CDS encoding translation initiation factor IF-2 subunit beta, producing MDEDYNELLDRAIDQLPEKVFETKRFTVPRAYSVIQGNRTMIQNFGEVADALNRDPQHVLKFLLRELGTAGNIEGSRAIMQGKFTHYLINDRIDDYVKRYVMCHECNRPDTKIIREDRIFILKCEACGAKAPLKTL from the coding sequence ATGGATGAAGATTACAATGAATTATTAGACAGGGCAATAGACCAACTACCAGAAAAGGTCTTTGAAACTAAAAGGTTCACAGTACCTCGGGCTTACTCCGTGATCCAGGGTAACAGAACCATGATACAGAACTTTGGGGAAGTTGCAGATGCACTTAACAGGGACCCACAGCACGTTCTAAAGTTCCTACTGAGGGAACTTGGTACAGCTGGAAACATAGAAGGTTCCAGGGCAATAATGCAGGGAAAATTCACCCACTACCTTATAAATGACAGGATCGATGACTACGTTAAACGATACGTGATGTGCCATGAGTGCAACAGGCCAGATACCAAGATCATAAGGGAAGACCGTATTTTCATCCTGAAATGTGAGGCATGTGGTGCAAAAGCCCCATTAAAAACACTTTAA
- the mcm gene encoding minichromosome maintenance protein MCM, with translation MTSSTDKTKTSTSKFEEFFSAKYKDTVFEALERYPDERSVVVDYTELEMFDPDLADLLIEKPEEVLKASQKAIKNIDPLGKNADLNIRFENVRNNIQLKYLRSKFIGKFVAVDGIVRKTDEIRPRIMNALFECRSCMRLQEVPQTSNLISEPALCQECGGRSFRLLQEESEFMDTQTTKLQEPLENLSGGEEPRQISVVLEDDMVDTLTPGDIVRITGTMKTVRDDKTKRFKNYIYGNYIEPLEQEFEELQISEDDEQKIKELAADPDVYNKIISSTAPSIQGYREVKEAIALQLFGGSAKELEDKTRLRGDIHILIVGDPGIGKSQMLKYVSKLAPRGIYTSGKGTSGVGLTAAAVRDEFGGWSLEAGALVLGDRGNVCVDELDKMRSEDRSAIHEALEQQTISIAKAGIMATLNSRCSVLAAANPKFGRFDRYKSIGEQIDLPSPILSRFDLIFVVEDKPDVERDTKLAGHILKIHQDNSIPFEIEPELLRKYIAYARRDFHPKLTPEASEVLQEFYVGMRGGAVEEDSPVPITARQLEALVRLSEASARIRLGAEVTEFDAKRAITIQQKCMKQVGYDPETGKVDIDKVEGRTPKSDRDKIRAVSEVIGELEEDYGGRTPKNILISELADRYNMSEEKADEILRVLKRKGVIYEPQQGYYKVA, from the coding sequence ATGACATCTTCAACAGACAAAACAAAAACATCAACATCAAAATTTGAAGAGTTTTTCAGTGCAAAGTACAAAGACACAGTCTTTGAAGCCCTTGAAAGGTATCCTGATGAGAGATCTGTGGTTGTGGATTACACAGAACTTGAGATGTTCGACCCCGACCTTGCAGATCTTCTAATTGAAAAACCAGAGGAAGTTCTGAAGGCATCCCAGAAGGCAATAAAAAACATCGACCCCCTGGGTAAAAATGCTGATCTCAACATAAGATTTGAGAACGTACGAAACAACATCCAGCTGAAGTACCTCCGAAGTAAGTTCATTGGAAAGTTCGTTGCAGTGGACGGTATAGTTCGTAAAACCGATGAAATCAGACCCAGAATAATGAACGCCCTTTTTGAGTGCAGGAGCTGTATGAGGCTGCAGGAAGTGCCTCAGACAAGTAATTTAATAAGTGAACCTGCACTCTGTCAGGAGTGCGGAGGCAGATCCTTCAGACTGCTTCAGGAAGAATCTGAATTCATGGACACTCAAACCACTAAGCTTCAGGAACCCCTTGAAAACCTTTCTGGTGGTGAAGAACCACGACAGATATCTGTTGTCCTTGAAGATGACATGGTTGATACCCTCACCCCAGGAGACATAGTCAGAATAACAGGCACAATGAAAACTGTGCGTGACGATAAAACCAAGCGTTTCAAAAATTACATCTACGGAAACTACATAGAACCCCTTGAACAGGAATTTGAGGAGCTTCAGATAAGTGAAGATGATGAACAAAAGATAAAGGAACTTGCAGCAGACCCTGATGTTTACAACAAGATAATAAGCTCCACAGCCCCTTCAATACAGGGTTACAGGGAAGTTAAGGAAGCAATTGCACTCCAGCTATTTGGAGGTTCTGCAAAGGAACTTGAGGACAAAACCAGGCTGAGAGGAGACATACACATACTCATTGTGGGAGATCCAGGTATTGGTAAATCCCAGATGCTCAAATATGTTTCAAAACTTGCCCCAAGAGGTATTTACACCAGTGGTAAGGGTACGAGTGGTGTGGGACTTACAGCTGCAGCTGTGCGTGATGAATTTGGCGGTTGGAGCCTTGAAGCTGGTGCACTGGTTCTTGGTGACCGTGGTAACGTTTGTGTTGACGAACTGGATAAGATGCGTTCTGAGGACCGTTCTGCAATACATGAGGCCCTGGAACAGCAGACAATATCCATTGCAAAGGCGGGTATAATGGCAACACTGAACTCCCGTTGTTCCGTGCTTGCAGCTGCAAACCCTAAATTTGGTCGTTTCGATCGTTACAAATCAATAGGAGAACAGATAGATTTACCTTCACCTATTCTTTCAAGGTTCGATTTAATATTCGTTGTTGAAGACAAGCCAGATGTTGAAAGGGACACCAAACTTGCAGGACACATCCTGAAGATACATCAGGACAATTCCATACCCTTCGAGATAGAACCTGAACTTCTGAGGAAGTACATTGCCTATGCAAGGCGGGATTTCCATCCAAAACTTACACCAGAGGCCAGTGAAGTTCTTCAGGAGTTTTACGTTGGTATGAGGGGTGGTGCGGTAGAGGAGGATTCACCTGTGCCAATAACTGCACGTCAGCTTGAGGCTCTTGTAAGGCTTTCAGAGGCCAGTGCCAGGATACGTCTTGGAGCTGAGGTAACTGAATTTGATGCAAAGCGTGCAATAACCATCCAGCAGAAATGTATGAAACAGGTGGGATATGACCCAGAAACTGGTAAAGTGGATATTGACAAGGTTGAAGGCCGTACACCTAAATCGGACAGGGATAAGATTCGTGCTGTGAGTGAAGTTATAGGTGAACTTGAGGAGGATTACGGTGGAAGAACACCCAAGAACATACTTATAAGCGAACTTGCAGATAGATATAATATGAGTGAAGAAAAGGCAGATGAAATACTGCGAGTACTCAAGAGAAAGGGAGTTATCTACGAACCACAGCAGGGATACTACAAAGTTGCCTAA
- a CDS encoding RlmE family RNA methyltransferase produces MTKKWNAERKNEHYYRMAKKNDYRSRASYKLKQLNNKFKIIRPGSYVLDLGAAPGGWSQVALEIIGESGFVVGVDLQRIRPFENENFIGIKGDFTSDETITRIRKALEGNAEVVLSDASPKLSGIKDIDNLRSAELAETVLEICDLTLERNGCLIMKVFQGEEFERILKKIKEKFKIVKTTKPASSRKASTEMYVVAKGFRKSLS; encoded by the coding sequence ATGACTAAAAAATGGAATGCTGAACGTAAAAATGAACATTACTACAGGATGGCCAAAAAAAATGATTACAGATCAAGGGCATCTTATAAACTCAAACAATTGAATAACAAGTTTAAAATAATCAGACCTGGCAGTTACGTCCTGGATCTTGGAGCTGCACCCGGTGGATGGTCCCAGGTTGCCCTTGAAATTATCGGAGAAAGTGGGTTCGTTGTGGGTGTGGATCTCCAGCGTATAAGGCCCTTTGAAAATGAGAATTTCATTGGAATAAAGGGTGACTTCACAAGTGATGAAACCATTACCAGGATAAGGAAGGCCCTTGAAGGAAATGCTGAGGTTGTACTCTCTGATGCATCACCCAAACTTTCAGGAATAAAGGACATTGACAATCTTCGTTCTGCAGAGCTTGCTGAAACTGTGCTTGAAATATGTGACCTCACCCTAGAAAGGAACGGCTGCCTTATAATGAAGGTTTTCCAGGGGGAAGAATTTGAAAGAATTCTCAAAAAGATAAAGGAAAAGTTCAAGATCGTTAAAACAACCAAACCTGCATCATCACGTAAAGCCAGCACTGAGATGTATGTGGTTGCAAAGGGATTCAGAAAGTCTTTATCCTGA
- a CDS encoding metallophosphoesterase, with product MLIGVISDTHIPERASEIPETVFKTFENVDMILHAGDLVSLDVIDALKEIAPMKCVQGNMDRMYHMELPESEVMEVEGFKIGLNHGEVYPRGDTQQLKYIAMELGVEILITGHTHWSFIKDLGGVLLLNPGSPTVPRLSDPSVMLLEIENQKIDTEIIKIGAPICKSLNFQGNLEKV from the coding sequence ATGTTAATAGGAGTTATATCAGACACTCACATACCTGAAAGAGCATCAGAAATTCCTGAAACCGTTTTTAAAACCTTTGAAAATGTTGATATGATTCTCCATGCTGGAGATCTTGTATCCCTTGATGTGATTGATGCACTCAAAGAAATAGCTCCCATGAAATGTGTTCAAGGAAACATGGATAGAATGTACCATATGGAACTTCCTGAAAGTGAAGTAATGGAAGTTGAAGGATTTAAAATAGGTTTGAACCATGGGGAGGTTTATCCACGTGGAGATACCCAACAGTTGAAGTACATAGCCATGGAACTGGGTGTTGAGATTTTAATCACAGGACACACCCATTGGTCGTTCATAAAGGATTTGGGTGGTGTTTTGTTATTAAACCCTGGAAGTCCAACTGTTCCCAGGCTTTCAGACCCTTCAGTAATGCTCCTTGAAATAGAAAACCAGAAGATCGATACTGAGATCATTAAGATTGGAGCACCAATTTGTAAATCTCTGAATTTCCAGGGAAATCTGGAAAAGGTTTGA